The proteins below come from a single Miscanthus floridulus cultivar M001 chromosome 1, ASM1932011v1, whole genome shotgun sequence genomic window:
- the LOC136490663 gene encoding proline-rich protein 4-like — protein MGDLPRCLLAGICAAVLLAAVVAHGVEPETASMVVGLAKCADCSRKNMKAEAVFNGLQVAVKCKNADGVFVTKALGEVDRSGAFSVPLAADLLREDGELKQDCFAQLHSAANQPCPGQDPSWIVGPTSDSQYDDDKMKKTFVAVAGKVHYPSKECASAFLCYHFFKKHLLHKKPIVIIPHIHKKPVPEYKPPTTTTPVPVYHSPVPEYKPPHPTPTPIYHPTAEHKTQNPETDPEKFKKLLPFIKKNPFFFPKVPKFPPGKEEIKA, from the exons ATGGGGGATCTGCCTCGCTGCCTGCTTGCTGGCATCTGCGCCGCCGTCCTGTTAGCGGCAGTGGTCGCCCATGGTGTGGAGCCCGAGACGGCGTCAATGGTCGTTGGCTTGGCCAAGTGCGCCGACTGCTCCAGGAAGAACATGAAAGCTGAGGCGGTATTCAACG GCCTTCAAGTGGCTGTCAAGTGCAAGAACGCCGACGGCGTGTTCGTGACCAAGGCCTTGGGCGAGGTGGACAGGTCCGGCGCCTTCAGCGTCCCCCTCGCGGCTGACCTGCTCCGCGAGGACGGCGAGCTGAAGCAGGACTGCTTCGCACAGCTCCACAGCGCAGCCAACCAGCCATGCCCCGGACAGGACCCGTCTTGGATCGTCGGGCCAACCAGCGACAGCCAGTACGACGACGACAAGATGAAGAAGACCTTCGTCGCAGTCGCCGGCAAGGTGCACTACCCATCCAAGGAGTGCGCCTCTGCGTTCCTCTGCTACCATTTCTTCAAGAAGCACCTCTTGCACAAGAAGCCCATCGTGATTATCCCTCACATCCACAAGAAGCCGGTGCCAGAGTACAAGCCGCCGACAACGACGACGCCTGTGCCGGTGTACCACTCGCCCGTGCCGGAGTACAAGCCACCCCACCCGACGCCGACTCCGATCTACCATCCTACAGCTGAGCACAAGACCCAGAACCCTGAGACGGACCCTGAGAAGTTCAAGAAGCTCCTCCCCTTCATCAAGAAGAACCCCTTCTTCTTTCCCAAGGTCCCCAAGTTCCCTCCGGGCAAGGAGGAGATCAAGGCGTAG